The following proteins come from a genomic window of Botrytis cinerea B05.10 chromosome 14, complete sequence:
- the Bclsm1 gene encoding Bclsm1: MDQQTTYQGPEGGAEMPALGAGIVPPPPNQQLPAQMFTTAAQLLDLTDKKLMISLRDGRKLIGILRSWDQFANIVLQSTIERIFIAPPPSSSPQGATQPGLYADIPRGLFLVRGENVLLLGEIDLDKDDEAPPGYEKADAEVVNRLDKERRAMEAKRDKNRLRKLAELGFEGENSGEAIFG; the protein is encoded by the exons ATGGATCAACAAACGACATATCAAGGCCCAGAAGGAGGGGCTGAGATGCCAGCTCTAGGAGCTGGTATAGTACCTCCTCCTCCGAATCAGCAACTCCCGGCGCAAATGTTTACGACTGCTGCGCAACTCCTTGACTTGACTGACA AAAAGCTTATGATCTCCCTCCGCGATGGCAGAAAACTCATTGGAATACTCCGAAGTTGGGACCAGTTCG CAAACATCGTCCTCCAATCTACCATCGAACGGATATTCATTGCGCCTCCCCCTTCTTCCTCACCTCAAGGTGCAACGCAGCCTGGACTCTACGCCGATATACCCCGCGGACTATTTCTCGTGCGCGGCGAAAATGTGTTGTTGCTGGGCGAAATAGATTTGGATAAAGATGACGAGGCACCACCGGGATATGAGAAAGCGGATGCGGAGGTGGTGAATAGGTTGGATAAGGAGAGGAGGGCAATGGAGGCGAAGAGGGACAAGAATCGTTTGAGGAAGTTGGCAGAGTTAGGGTTTGAGGGGGAGAATTCGGGAGAGGCCATATTTGGATGA
- the Bcddp1 gene encoding Bcddp1 — protein sequence MATGLPMESRTGRNNQRYGPEGERLVAGVVPLNEAKTHVLLIQSTRRNAWVLPKGGWETDEECTQAAQREAWEEAGIVCTVDYDLGQITETRTAKQISKNAPKALYQFFQVTVTSEETDWPERHKRNRKWATYSEAKQDLQERPELLQALERCTIQR from the exons ATGGCAACAGGCCTTCCTATGGAATCTCGTACGGGGAGAAATAACCAGC GTTATGGcccagaaggagaaagacTCGTTGCAGGAGTTGTCCCTTTGAACGAAGCAAAAACTCACGTCCTCCTCATACAATCTACACGTCGCAACGCATGGGTTTTACCTAAAGGTGGATGGGAGACTGATGAAGAATGCACTCAAGCAGCACAGCGTGAAGCATGGGAGGAGGCAGGAATCGTTTGTACCGTTGATTATGATCTGGGTCAAATCACCGAAACCAGAACTGCCAAACAAATCTCGAAAAATGCACCCAAAGCACTTTACCAATTCTTCCAAGTCACCGTTACAAGTGAAGAGACAGATTGGCCCGAGAGGCATAAGAGGAATCGAAAGTGGGCGACATATTCAGAGGCAAAACAGGATCTTCAAGAGCGTCCAGAATTATTACAGGCTCTTGAACGTTGTACCATTCAACGGTAG
- the Bcate1 gene encoding Bcate1: MQTPVSLLSPLGYSNNSCGYCHNDSGSYSYYARTQTLQPEFYQGLLDRGWRRSGSLLYKPDLRKSCCPQYTIRLDSHQFRPTKDQRQVVNRFNKYVLGDTYTKEAARLYPKSREQAKKRNTDFDLEERIHEGEKGRVKTPPEPAHAFTVTLETDEFTEEKYTLFENYQRIVHHEPPDRISKGGFKNFLCSSPLPRSTTTIDGKTKHLGSYHQCYRLDGKLIAIGVLDLLPKCVSAVYFMYHESVHSHGFGKLGAVREIALAKEEGYQYWYAGFYIHTCVKMRYKGDYSPQYILDPETYNWALFDEDLRGKFDERKYVSETQTPESNNTQDEDPSAPYDTGSKPIFETSMPGLLSKSDILTKSPLDHVKIRIRQSVHKTHELVSWENDSVGDVNSLKGIIAELVSAVGVRLAGEMVVYFR; encoded by the exons ATGCAAACCCCAGTCTCGCTTCTGTCGCCCCTTG GCTACAGTAACAATAGTTGTGGATATTGTCATAATGATTCAGGCA GTTATTCGTACTACGCTAGAACTCAAACGCTCCAACCAGAATTTTATCAAGGACTTCTCGATCGAGGATGGAGACGTTCAGGTAGCCTTCTCTACAAACCCGATCTTCGAAAATCATGTTGTCCACAATATACCATCCGTCTAGATTCCCACCAATTTCGCCCGACAAAAGATCAACGGCAAGTAGTAAATCGTTTCAACAAATATGTTCTCGGAGATACATATACGAAAGAAGCCGCAAGATTATATCCCAAATCACGCGAGCAAGCTAAGAAACGTAACACGGACTTTGATCTCGAGGAAAGAATTCATGAAGGGGAAAAGGGAAGAGTTAAGACACCACCGGAACCAGCACATGCTTTTACTGTTACGTTGGAAACAGATGAGTTCACAGAGGAAAAATACACTCTCTTTGAAAATTATCAACGGATTGTCCATCATGAACCTCCTGATAGAATAAGTAAAGGCGGTTTCAAGAATTTTCTCTGCTCTTCCCCTTTACCACGAAGTACCACAACCATCGACGGCAAAACCAAACATCTAGGTTCCTATCACCAATGTTACCGTCTAGATGGAAAGTTGATCGCAATAGGCGTCCTGGATCTCCTCCCTAAATGCGTCAGCGCGGTCTATTTCATGTATCACGAATCGGTACATTCTCACGGATTTGGAAAATTAGGCGCAGTGCGAGAGATTGCACTAGCAAAAGAAGAGGGCTACCAATATTGGTATGCAGGGTTTTATATCCACACCTGTGTGAAAATGAGATACAAGGGAGATTATAGTCCTCAATATATTCTAGATCCGGAAACATACAATTGGGCACTCTTTGATGAAGATCTGAGGGGCAAATTTGACGAGAGGAAATATGTCAGCGAGACTCAAACCCCAGAGTCAAATAACACACAAGATGAAGATCCTTCGGCTCCCTACGACACAGGCAGTAAACCCATCTTCGAAACATCCATGCCGGGACTCCTTTCTAAATCAGACATTCTAACGAAATCCCCGCTCGATCATGTTAAAATTCGCATCAGACAAAGTGTGCACAAAACTCATGAGCTGGTGAGTTGGGAAAATGATAGTGTAGGGGATGTGAATAGTCTGAAGGGGATTATTGCAGAGTTGGTTAGTGCGGTGGGGGTGAGATTGGCGGGGGAAATGGTGGTTTATTTTCGTTAA
- the Bcsec31 gene encoding Bcsec31, with amino-acid sequence MVRLREIPRTAAFAWSTGPETPLVVTGTRAGAVDADFSDETKLELWDLSLDNDEQGVELQPIASISTDSRFHDIAWAPANADHPRGIIAGALENGSLDLWDAEKLIQGAEDAFMSRTTKHTGAIKSLQFNPLKPQILATAGSKGELFIYDVNDISNPFRLGTAAARSDDLECVAWNRKVPHILATGGSGGYVTVWDLKTKKASLQLSNNRKAVGAIAWDPNNATKLLTATPDDSTPVILLWDLRNSNAPERTLQGHIQGILSLSWCQQDADLLISCGKDNRTLIWNPQTGEQYGEFPEVTNWTFQTRFNPHNPALSATASFDGKIAIQTLQNTNPTASQAPVAGPIDGEDFFTKAQTEPQGASFSLNKAPKWLERPVGASFGFGGKLVSFNLLPTAAGKPRSSKIQISQFTVDSEVGSATESFENALKAGDIKSICETHIDQAKTEEEKADWKVIETLIAANPRKQVTEYLGFSDVDEITNGVSGLDVEDAEKSEEVSADANGEAGKNNRLSTLFDGAEGDDFLTDISANKGAKTDNPFHLFAESDSASEKQITKALMLGQFEKAMTVCLKEDRIADAFIIANCGGKELLDKVQTAYLAKKAEGPNYLRLLSSVIGKNLWDVVYNADLENWKESMATLCTYADPAQFPDLCEALGDRLLESGTAKDASFCFLVGSKLEKVINIWISELQENEKHGIEEQEGDSTFSVHAKSLQNFIEKVTVFRNVTKFQDPEQSLTSDWKLAALYDKYTEYADIVAAHGHLSIAERYLDLLPAQYPAADVARDRVKRASRTVAPTTTARQPAASSRVPARAQPAAYQQAIPAAVVPPAQSAPNPYAPPAATATAPASNPYAPPTSGASNPYAPAASAYTPQGYQPPQPSQPAYAPSYGAYGAAPAGYGAPQQSFGAPPPRNTTPSAPPPSKAKDMTNWNDIPFVTKVPTARRSTPVANPFPNQQVASMPPPANPYGASRATPPPPPPKGSAPPRVSSPLTTAPPPRPSSTANAYTPQAPPAQSPYASIPPPTIPRGASPYNPPPAGAAPTSRYAPSPAAQQYSQPPPSNIAPPPQGGMRPPPSNPYAPPSAAPPSQYAPSQSPYESQPPPAQFQNQGPPQGPPQTQQGPPQGPPQGPPMGGSRPPTGPPRAPAVAAAPAKPRHPAGDRSHIPESAQRMVEIFTSDMQRVASKAPTNFAPQVKDTQKRLNILFDHLNNEELVKPDTVEKLTQLAEALQSGDYETASRMQVDIHREKPDECGNWMVGVKRLVSMSKVTP; translated from the exons TTGCTAGCATTAGCACAGACTCCAG ATTTCACGACATTGCATGGGCACCAGCAAACGCAGACCATCCGCGGGGCATAATCGCAGGCGCACTCGAGAATGGATCGTTGGACTTATGGGATGCAGAGAAACTTATACAAGGAGCTGAGGATGCTTTCATGTCTAGGACGACAAAACATACGGGTGCTATCAAGTCTCTTCAATTCAACCCATTGAAGCCACAAATCCTAGCTACTGCTGGCTCCAAGGGCGAGCTGTTCATCTACGATGTAAATGATATCTCGAATCCATTTAGATTAGGCACAGCTGCCGCACGATCGGATGACCTCGAATGTGTTGCATGGAATAGAAAAGTTCCCCATATTTTGGCAACTGGTGGAAGTGGAGGATACGTTACCGTCTGGGATTTGAAGACAAAGAAGGCTTCTCTACAATTGAGCAACAACCGAAAGGCAGTAGGAGCAATTGCATGGGACCCAAATAATGCGACAAAGCTTTTGACTGCTACACCCGACGATTCTACGCCAGTCATTCTTTTGTGGGATCTCAGAAACTCAAATGCGCCTGAGCGTACTTTGCAAGGGCATATCCAGGGGATTTTGTCATTGTCTTGGTGTCAACAGGATGCCGATCTTCTAATATCTTGCGGCAAAGATAACAGAACTTTAATCTGGAACCCTCAAACTGGGGAACAATATGGAGAATTTCCTGAAGTCACCAATTGGACTTTCCAGACTAGATTCAATCCACACAACCCCGCATTATCTGCCACTGCGTCCTTTGATGGAAAAATAGCCATCCAGACTTTACAAAATACAAACCCTACCGCATCCCAAGCCCCCGTTGCAGGTCCAATTGATGGCGAAGACTTTTTTACCAAGGCCCAAACCGAGCCTCAAGGGgcttcattttcattgaaCAAAGCTCCAAAGTGGCTCGAGCGACCGGTTGGAGCTTCTTTCGGATTTGGTGGCAAATTAGTGAGCTTTAATTTGTTACCAACTGCAGCAGGAAAGCCTAGATCCTCCAAGATCCAAATTTCTCAGTTCACGGTTGATTCAGAAGTAGGATCTGCTACTGAGTCTTTCGAAAATGCCCTTAAAGCCGGGGATATTAAGAGCATTTGTGAAACTCATATTGATCAGGCCAAGactgaggaagagaaggcaGACTGGAAAGTTATTGAGACATTGATTGCAGCCAACCCTCGAAAGCAAGTCACCGAATACCTTGGATTCTCTGATGTAGACGAGATTACGAACGGTGTATCAGGACTTGACGTAGAGGATGCTGAAAAGTCGGAGGAAGTGTCGGCTGATGCCAATGGAGAAGCAGGAAAGAACAACAGATTATCTACACTTTTTGATGGTGCCGAAGGTGATGACTTTTTGACAGACATCTCGGCAAATAAGGGAGCCAAGACGGATAATCCTTTCCATCTATTTGCTGAATCCGATTCGGCCTCGGAAAAACAAATTACCAAAGCTTTGATGCTTGGCCAGTTCGAAAAAGCGATGACTGTCTGTCTTAAGGAGGATCGTATTGCTGATGCATTCATCATTGCCAATTGTGGTGGAAAGGAGTTGTTAGATAAAGTCCAAACTGCCTACCTAGCCAAAAAGGCAGAAGGCCCCAACTATCTACGACTACTTAGCTCTGTCATTGGCAAAAACTTGTGGGATGTTGTATACAATGCTGACCTGGAGAACTGGAAAGAGTCGATGGCAACTTTATGCACATATGCCGATCCAGCTCAATTCCCAGACCTCTGCGAGGCACTTGGTGATAGGCTTTTGGAATCTGGCACTGCAAAGGATGCTTCATTCTGTTTCTTAGTTGGTTCAAAGTTGGAGAAGGTCATCAATATCTGGATTTCCGAACTTCAAGAGAACGAGAAGCATGGCattgaagaacaagaaggCGATTCTACCTTCTCTGTACATGCAAAGTCACTCCAAAACTTTATCGAAAAGGTCACAGTATTCCGCAATGTCACCAAATTCCAAGATCCCGAGCAAAGTTTGACATCGGATTGGAAATTGGCAGCTTTGTATGACAAATATACAGAGTATGCGGATATTGTTGCGGCTCACGGACATCTCTCAATTGCTGAAAgatatcttgatcttcttccgGCTCAGTATCCTGCTGCAGATGTTGCGCGAGACCGAGTCAAGCGTGCATCAAGAACGGTTGCCCCTACCACTACTGCGAGACAACCAGCAGCCTCGTCAAGAGTCCCAGCACGTGCTCAGCCAGCCGCATATCAACAGGCAATTCCTGCTGCTGTGGTGCCCCCAGCTCAATCTGCTCCAAATCCATACGCTCCACCTGCcgctactgctactgctcCAGCTTCTAATCCTTATGCACCACCCACTTCAGGCGCTTCTAATCCATATGCACCTGCAGCAAGCGCTTACACACCACAAGGTTACCAGCCACCACAACCATCTCAACCTGCTTATGCACCTTCGTACGGAGCATATGGAGCAGCTCCAGCAGGTTATGGAGCACCTCAACAATCATTTGGAGCCCCCCCTCCGAGAAACACGACTCCATCAGCTCCACCTCCATCTAAAGCTAAAGACATGACAAACTGGAATGACATACCTTTCGTAACAAAGGTTCCTACTGCTAGAAGAAGTACCCCTGTTGCAAATCCATTCCCAAATCAACAAGTTGCTTCAATGCCACCTCCTGCAAACCCATATGGGGCTTCCAGAGCAACTCccccacctcctccacctaAGGGATCAGCACCACCCCGTGTTAGTTCGCCATTGACGACTGCACCACCTCCTAGACCATCATCCACGGCCAACGCATATACTCCTCAAGCACCCCCTGCTCAATCACCATATGCATCAATACCACCACCCACAATTCCTCGTGGAGCCTCTCCATATAATCCCCCACCTGCCGGGGCTGCACCAACAAGCAGATATGCTCCATCTCCAGCAGCACAACAATATTCCCAGCCACCTCCATCAAATATCGCTCCACCTCCTCAGGGAGGTATGAGACCACCTCCATCTAATCCATATGCACCACCGTCAGCTGCACCACCTAGCCAGTACGCGCCATCTCAATCACCATATGAAAGCCAGCCTCCACCTGCACAGTTTCAAAACCAAGGTCCACCTCAGGGCCCTCCTCAGACTCAACAAGGGCCACCGCAAGGTCCTCCTCAAGGTCCTCCAATGGGCGGTTCTCGACCACCAACTGGGCCTCCTAGAGCTCCCGCCGTTGCAGCTGCTCCAGCAAAACCTAGGCACCCTGCTGGTGATAGATCACATATTCCTGAATCTGCTCAGAGAATGGTCGAAATCTTCACGAGTGACATGCAAAGAGTAGCCTCGAAAGCTCCAACAAATTTTGCTCCTCAAGTGAAAGACACTCAGAAGCGCCTCAACATTTTGTTTGATCATTTGAATAATGAGGAACTTGTGAAACCTGACACTGTCGAGAAATTGACCCAGTTGGCGGAAGCACTTCAATCTGGCGACTACGAAACAGCAAGCAGGATGCAAGTTGACATTCATCGTGAAAAGCCTGATGAGTGTGGCAATTGGATG GTCGGTGTCAAACGATTAGTTAGCATGAGCAAGGTTACTCCTTAG